In the genome of Opitutia bacterium, one region contains:
- a CDS encoding KamA family radical SAM protein — protein MPYIEDRAAWFEGQGLWQHIPESDWRDWTWQLKNRITTVEQLERLMTLTPEEKAGCLFASHKLALAITPYFFNLIDRNDPNCPIRKQVIPRIDESITSQEEMLDSLGEDEHSPVPGLVHRYPDRVLFLVTDRCASYCRYCTRSRLVSNAQDYNFHPEYEQGLRYIEAHPEIRDVLLSGGDPLLLSDKKLDHLLGRLRAIKHVEFIRIGSRIPIFLPQRITPELCEVFKKHGPIWMSIHANHPREATQELKDALERLSFAGVPLGNQSVLLRGVNDDADVMKALVHRLLRMRVRPYYIYQMDLITGGAHFKADVRKGIEIIQALRGHTTGYAVPQYVIDAPGGGGKVPINPEYLEQITDDEVVFHNFEGRQFRYPLKSTPVREKENAGKIVPAEVHL, from the coding sequence ATGCCTTACATCGAAGATCGCGCCGCCTGGTTTGAAGGCCAGGGTCTCTGGCAGCACATCCCGGAAAGCGACTGGCGCGATTGGACGTGGCAGCTGAAGAACCGCATCACGACGGTCGAGCAACTCGAGCGCCTCATGACGCTCACGCCCGAGGAGAAAGCCGGTTGCCTCTTCGCCAGCCACAAGCTCGCCCTCGCGATCACGCCGTATTTTTTCAACCTGATTGATCGCAACGACCCGAACTGCCCGATCCGCAAGCAGGTCATCCCGCGCATCGACGAATCGATCACGTCACAGGAAGAGATGCTCGATTCGCTCGGCGAGGATGAGCACTCGCCGGTGCCCGGACTTGTGCACCGTTATCCGGATCGCGTGTTGTTTCTCGTGACGGATCGCTGCGCGAGCTACTGCCGGTATTGCACGCGCAGCCGCCTCGTTTCGAACGCGCAGGACTACAACTTCCACCCAGAATACGAGCAGGGCCTCCGCTACATCGAGGCGCATCCGGAGATTCGCGACGTCCTCCTTTCCGGCGGCGATCCGCTGCTGCTCTCGGACAAGAAGCTCGATCATCTCCTCGGCCGCCTCCGCGCGATCAAGCACGTGGAGTTCATCCGCATCGGCTCGCGCATCCCGATTTTTCTGCCGCAACGCATCACGCCCGAGCTGTGCGAGGTGTTCAAGAAGCACGGCCCGATCTGGATGAGCATCCACGCCAACCACCCGCGCGAAGCCACGCAGGAGTTGAAGGACGCGCTCGAGCGTCTGTCCTTCGCCGGCGTCCCGCTCGGCAACCAGAGCGTGCTCCTCCGCGGCGTGAACGACGATGCCGACGTCATGAAGGCGCTCGTGCATCGCCTGCTGCGGATGCGCGTGCGGCCTTACTACATTTACCAGATGGACCTCATCACGGGCGGCGCGCACTTCAAGGCCGACGTCCGCAAGGGCATCGAGATCATCCAGGCGTTGCGCGGCCACACCACCGGCTACGCGGTGCCGCAATACGTCATCGATGCGCCCGGCGGCGGTGGCAAGGTGCCGATCAACCCGGAGTATCTGGAGCAAATCACCGACGACGAAGTGGTCTTCCACAACTTCGAGGGCCGGCAATTCCGCTACCCGCTCAAGAGCACGCCGGTGCGCGAAAAAGAAAACGCCGGCAAGATCGTGCCGGCGGAAGTGCATCTCTGA
- the kdpB gene encoding potassium-transporting ATPase subunit KdpB: MKTIRASAWDAALLRRAALDAVRKLDPRELWRNPVIFVTALGAVAVTFVAAHDLFAGTLTGFTVQITLWLWFTVLFATFAEAIAEGRGKAQADSLKRARAQVFARRLRADHTEERVAAPDLRKGDIVVCEARDVIPADGEIIEGIASVDESAITGESAPVVRESGGDRSAVTGGTRVLSDRIVVRVTVEPGAGFLDRMIGLVEGASRQRTPNEIALGILLVALTAVFLGVVATLPFFARFSESLAGQPGAVDTSLPVLVSLFVCLIPTTIGGLLSAIGISGIDRLIRRNVIATSGRAVEAAGDIDVLLLDKTGTITLGNRQAVEFLPAPGVAAERLASAAQLASLADETPEGRSIAVLAKEKFNLRERDVAAPHATFVSFAAQTRMSGVDLAGRSIRKGAADSVRAWAAAQGGAWPAEVAATVERIAKAGGTPLVVAEDAAVLGVIYLKDVVKGGIKERFAELRRMGIRTVMITGDNPLTAAAIAAEAGVDDFLAQATPEMKLARIRAEQSAGRLVAMTGDGTNDAPALAQADVGVAMNTGTQAAREAGNMVDLDSNPTKLIEIVEIGKQLLMTRGALTTFSVANDVAKYFAIIPAMFAGLYAVTGGNGPLATLNLMALHSPQSAILSAVIFNALIIVALVPLALRGVTYRALPAADLLRRNLVVYGLGGLVAPFVGIKLIDLLLVATHLA, from the coding sequence ATGAAAACCATCCGCGCCTCCGCTTGGGACGCCGCCCTGCTCCGCCGCGCCGCGCTCGACGCCGTGCGCAAACTCGACCCGCGCGAACTCTGGCGCAATCCCGTCATCTTCGTCACCGCGCTCGGTGCCGTCGCCGTCACTTTTGTCGCCGCGCACGACCTTTTCGCCGGCACGCTCACGGGCTTCACGGTGCAGATCACGCTCTGGCTGTGGTTCACGGTGCTGTTTGCGACTTTCGCCGAAGCCATCGCCGAGGGCCGCGGCAAAGCCCAGGCTGATTCCCTCAAGCGCGCCCGCGCCCAAGTCTTCGCACGCCGCCTCCGCGCCGATCACACCGAGGAGCGCGTCGCGGCCCCGGATTTGCGCAAAGGCGATATCGTCGTCTGCGAAGCGCGCGACGTCATCCCCGCCGACGGCGAAATCATCGAAGGCATCGCCAGCGTCGACGAGTCCGCCATCACCGGCGAATCCGCCCCCGTGGTCCGTGAGAGCGGCGGCGACCGTAGCGCCGTGACCGGCGGCACGCGCGTGTTGAGCGACCGCATCGTCGTGCGCGTCACCGTCGAGCCGGGCGCGGGTTTCCTCGATCGCATGATCGGCCTCGTCGAAGGAGCCTCGCGCCAGCGCACGCCGAACGAGATCGCGCTCGGCATCCTGCTCGTCGCGCTCACGGCCGTCTTCCTCGGCGTCGTGGCGACACTGCCGTTTTTCGCGCGTTTCAGCGAGTCGCTCGCCGGCCAACCCGGCGCGGTCGACACTTCGTTGCCCGTGCTCGTGTCGCTCTTTGTCTGCCTCATCCCGACGACCATCGGCGGCTTGCTCAGCGCCATCGGCATCAGTGGCATCGACCGCCTCATCCGTCGCAACGTCATCGCCACGTCCGGCCGTGCCGTCGAGGCCGCGGGCGACATCGACGTGCTCCTCCTCGACAAGACCGGCACGATCACGCTCGGCAACCGCCAGGCCGTCGAGTTTCTCCCCGCGCCCGGCGTGGCCGCCGAACGCCTCGCCTCCGCCGCGCAACTCGCCTCGCTCGCCGACGAAACGCCCGAGGGCCGCAGCATCGCCGTGCTCGCGAAGGAAAAATTCAACCTGCGCGAGCGCGACGTCGCCGCGCCGCACGCGACGTTCGTTTCCTTCGCGGCGCAGACGCGCATGAGCGGCGTCGATCTCGCTGGCCGCTCCATCCGCAAGGGCGCCGCCGACAGCGTGCGCGCGTGGGCCGCCGCGCAAGGCGGCGCGTGGCCCGCCGAAGTCGCGGCCACCGTCGAGCGCATCGCCAAGGCCGGCGGCACGCCGCTGGTCGTCGCCGAGGACGCCGCCGTGCTCGGCGTCATTTACCTCAAGGACGTCGTGAAGGGCGGCATCAAGGAGCGCTTCGCCGAACTCCGCCGCATGGGCATCCGCACCGTGATGATCACGGGCGACAACCCCCTGACCGCCGCCGCCATCGCCGCCGAGGCGGGCGTGGACGACTTCCTCGCCCAGGCCACACCTGAGATGAAACTCGCGCGCATTCGCGCCGAGCAATCCGCCGGCCGCCTCGTCGCCATGACGGGCGACGGCACCAACGACGCACCTGCGCTCGCGCAGGCCGACGTCGGCGTTGCCATGAACACCGGCACACAGGCCGCGCGCGAGGCCGGCAACATGGTCGACCTCGATTCGAACCCCACGAAGCTCATCGAAATCGTCGAGATCGGCAAACAGCTGCTTATGACGCGCGGCGCGCTCACGACGTTCTCGGTCGCGAACGACGTGGCGAAATACTTCGCGATCATCCCCGCGATGTTCGCCGGCCTCTACGCCGTCACCGGCGGCAACGGCCCGCTCGCCACGCTCAACCTCATGGCGCTGCACTCGCCCCAGAGCGCGATCCTCAGCGCCGTCATTTTCAACGCGCTCATCATCGTTGCGCTCGTGCCGCTGGCACTGCGCGGCGTCACCTACCGGGCGTTGCCCGCCGCCGACCTGTTGCGCCGCAACCTCGTCGTCTACGGCCTCGGCGGCCTCGTGGCTCCGTTCGTGGGCATCAAGCTCATCGACCTCCTGCTCGTCGCCACGCACCTCGCATGA
- the kdpC gene encoding potassium-transporting ATPase subunit KdpC, with protein sequence MKTIFAAFRLFVVLTLLTGLAYPLAVWAIGRAFFRDAAEGSLVHRDGQLVGAALLAQKTTDPRYFWPRPSAGDYATVASGASNQAWTSAALAKSIADRRAAYAPQADVPAELLTASGSGLDPDLSADAARFQIDRIATARHLTPAQRNTLVELVAQHTEGGQLSPARINVLRLNLALNRTFAAL encoded by the coding sequence ATGAAAACCATCTTCGCCGCGTTCCGCTTGTTCGTCGTCCTCACGCTACTGACCGGCCTCGCCTACCCGCTCGCCGTCTGGGCCATCGGGCGCGCGTTTTTCCGCGACGCCGCCGAGGGCTCGCTCGTCCACCGCGACGGGCAACTTGTCGGCGCCGCGCTGCTCGCGCAAAAAACCACCGATCCGCGCTACTTCTGGCCGCGCCCTTCCGCGGGCGACTACGCCACGGTCGCCTCCGGTGCGAGCAACCAAGCCTGGACCAGCGCCGCGCTGGCGAAGTCCATCGCCGATCGCCGCGCCGCCTACGCGCCGCAAGCGGACGTTCCCGCCGAACTGCTCACCGCCAGCGGCAGCGGCCTCGATCCTGACCTCTCAGCCGACGCAGCGCGCTTCCAGATCGACCGCATCGCCACCGCTCGCCACCTCACGCCGGCCCAACGAAATACACTCGTCGAACTCGTTGCGCAGCACACCGAAGGCGGGCAGCTTAGTCCGGCCCGCATCAACGTCCTCCGCCTCAATCTCGCGCTCAACCGCACCTTCGCCGCTCTGTGA
- a CDS encoding response regulator has product MSAPAPNASLLVIDDEKQIRRLLRVTLESGGYRVREAENATLGLQEVAHQAPDGIVLDLGLPDLDGVEVIRRLREWSRVPVLVLSVREGEEDKIAALDAGADDYLTKPFGGRELLARVRAILRRAPGSAEASVAKFGEIEVDLAARVVRRAGTEVHLTAKEYAFLKLLVQHRGKVVTQRQILREVWGPAAEERTDYLRVHMTHLRQKLEASPATPRHLRTEAGIGYRLVE; this is encoded by the coding sequence ATGAGCGCCCCCGCACCCAACGCCTCCCTGCTCGTCATCGACGACGAGAAGCAGATCCGCCGGCTCCTGCGCGTGACGCTGGAGTCGGGCGGTTATCGCGTCCGCGAGGCCGAGAACGCCACGCTCGGCTTGCAGGAAGTCGCGCATCAGGCGCCGGACGGCATCGTGCTCGACCTCGGCCTGCCGGACCTCGACGGCGTCGAGGTTATCCGCCGCCTGCGCGAGTGGTCGCGCGTGCCGGTGCTGGTGCTGTCCGTGCGCGAAGGCGAGGAGGACAAGATCGCCGCGCTCGACGCCGGTGCGGACGACTACCTCACCAAACCCTTTGGCGGCCGCGAGCTGCTCGCCCGCGTGCGAGCGATCCTGCGACGGGCGCCGGGCAGCGCAGAAGCGTCAGTGGCAAAATTTGGCGAGATCGAGGTCGACCTCGCTGCGCGCGTCGTGCGCCGGGCCGGCACGGAGGTTCACCTGACGGCCAAGGAATACGCGTTCCTCAAGCTGTTGGTGCAGCACCGCGGCAAAGTCGTGACCCAGCGCCAGATTCTCCGCGAAGTCTGGGGACCGGCCGCCGAGGAGCGCACCGACTACCTCCGCGTGCACATGACGCACTTGCGCCAGAAACTCGAAGCCTCGCCCGCCACCCCGCGCCACCTCCGCACCGAGGCCGGCATCGGGTATCGGTTGGTGGAGTGA
- the kdpA gene encoding potassium-transporting ATPase subunit KdpA, with amino-acid sequence MTAADVTYLALFVALLTIATPLLGAWLAAVLRGEPPAGLRWLAAVERAIYRLGGVDAATEMTWGRYAGALIAFNLLGGAVVLALQLVQAHLPLNPQGFDPVPLGVAVNTAVSFLTNTNWQAYSGEASLSYLTQMAGLGVQNFLSAATGLAVMAALARGFSRKSAAGLGNFWADLVRSTLYVLLPLSLVFAVVLVSQGVVQSFAPYPTATTLAGAEQVIPLGPAASQIAIKQLGTNGGGFFGVNSAHPFENPTPLSNFLQTLAILLLPAACVYAYGLLVGVRRHAWVLYGVMLAFFLGALGLSLWAEYATPGSAALALEGKEVRFGVTPSILWANATTVASNGSVNAMHSSLSPLAGGLALFNMLLGEIVFGGIGSGLYGMVVVAILAVFLAGLMVGRTPEYLGKKIEAFEVRMAVLAILLPCAAVLLGCAASFATAAGRAAVGNAGPHALTEILYAWGSMANNNGSAFGSLTATGDLYTWGGALAMLLGRFGVIVPVLALAGRFAAKKTVPPSSGTFPTDGPLFAVLLAGTIVIEVALIYFPALTLGPVLEHLLLAAGRTF; translated from the coding sequence ATGACCGCCGCCGATGTCACCTACCTTGCGCTCTTCGTCGCCCTCCTGACCATCGCAACGCCGCTGCTGGGTGCCTGGCTAGCAGCGGTCCTCCGCGGCGAACCGCCCGCCGGCCTCCGTTGGCTCGCGGCGGTCGAACGCGCGATCTACCGGCTGGGTGGAGTCGACGCGGCAACCGAGATGACATGGGGGCGCTACGCCGGAGCGCTGATCGCATTCAACCTCCTCGGCGGCGCCGTCGTGCTCGCCCTCCAGCTCGTGCAAGCGCACCTGCCGCTCAACCCGCAGGGCTTCGACCCCGTGCCGCTCGGTGTCGCGGTGAACACCGCCGTCTCCTTCCTGACCAACACCAACTGGCAGGCCTACTCGGGCGAGGCGTCGCTCAGTTACCTCACGCAAATGGCCGGCCTCGGCGTGCAAAACTTCCTCAGCGCCGCCACCGGGCTCGCCGTCATGGCAGCGCTCGCCCGCGGCTTCAGCCGCAAATCCGCCGCCGGACTCGGCAACTTCTGGGCCGACCTCGTGCGCTCCACGCTCTACGTGCTGCTCCCGCTCTCGCTCGTTTTCGCCGTCGTGCTGGTGTCGCAGGGCGTCGTGCAATCCTTCGCGCCCTACCCGACCGCCACCACGCTCGCCGGCGCCGAGCAAGTCATCCCGCTCGGTCCGGCCGCCTCGCAGATCGCGATCAAGCAGCTCGGCACGAACGGCGGCGGTTTCTTCGGCGTGAACTCCGCGCACCCGTTCGAGAATCCGACGCCGCTTTCCAACTTCCTCCAAACGCTCGCGATCCTGCTCCTGCCCGCTGCCTGCGTCTATGCCTACGGCCTGCTCGTCGGCGTGCGCCGCCACGCGTGGGTGCTCTACGGCGTGATGCTGGCCTTTTTTCTCGGCGCACTCGGCCTCTCGCTCTGGGCCGAATACGCGACGCCCGGCTCCGCGGCACTCGCGCTGGAGGGCAAGGAAGTGCGCTTCGGCGTCACGCCGTCGATCCTCTGGGCCAACGCCACCACCGTCGCGTCCAATGGCTCCGTCAACGCCATGCACTCGTCGCTCTCGCCGCTCGCCGGCGGCCTCGCGCTGTTCAACATGCTGCTCGGCGAAATCGTCTTCGGCGGCATCGGCTCCGGCCTCTACGGCATGGTCGTCGTCGCGATCCTCGCGGTCTTCCTCGCCGGCCTGATGGTCGGCCGCACGCCCGAATACCTCGGCAAGAAAATCGAAGCCTTCGAAGTCCGCATGGCCGTGCTCGCGATTTTGTTGCCCTGCGCCGCCGTGCTGCTCGGCTGCGCCGCCTCGTTCGCCACCGCCGCGGGCCGCGCCGCCGTCGGCAACGCCGGCCCGCACGCGTTGACCGAGATCCTCTACGCGTGGGGTTCGATGGCCAACAACAACGGCTCCGCCTTCGGCAGCCTCACCGCCACCGGCGACCTCTACACGTGGGGCGGCGCGCTCGCCATGCTCCTCGGCCGCTTCGGCGTCATCGTGCCCGTGCTCGCGCTCGCCGGCCGCTTCGCCGCCAAGAAAACCGTGCCGCCCTCGAGCGGCACCTTCCCGACCGACGGCCCGCTCTTCGCCGTGCTGCTCGCCGGCACAATCGTGATCGAAGTCGCGCTGATCTACTTCCCCGCGCTCACGCTCGGCCCCGTCCTCGAACACCTCCTCCTCGCCGCCGGCCGCACGTTCTGA
- a CDS encoding sensor histidine kinase KdpD, which yields MNDTVRPDPDNLLASLQAREARARRGHLKIFLGMCPGVGKTYAMLRAAQRERAAGTDVVGGLVETHGRTETEALLAGLTMLPRRVIEHRGAQLGELDLEAAHARSPRLLLVDELAHTNAPGSRHAKRWQDVVELLEAGIDVLTTLNIQHVESRADAVREITGAVQRETVPDSMLDLADELELVDLTPEGLLERLQEGKVYLGERAAAAAQNFFQESHLAALRELALRYTAERVDRQLRELRSGTAKQTVWRSGERLLVAVGASPFSTQLVRWTRRLAAAQGAAWVAVHVEALSPLPSDDQRRLDQNLALARELGAEVVVTQDEDIATALVRTAIQHNATQIVVGKPRTRRWLDLWRGTLVDRLLRLGGKIDVYVVPVEDRAPLVDFARFDHELRSGAGEYAFAGATIAAITVGGLLLPPNYYLACGLVYLLATILLSLRVGRGPVLVAGVLSALAWNFLFIPPRFTFRIEKVEDGLLFGTYFVVALVAGQLTARIRAQAVAERRREGRAVALFQLTRALAAARTLDEAVFAALRQADQLFGAKTALLLGRSPDALVPHFAGSLALDDKERGVADWVLLHRRSAGRFTDTLPAAAAFYLPLVREDRAIGVLGVAVPRDRDLTLAQRDLIEAFARQLALSVEQEQLREAGEREKLLAESEKLHRVLLDSVSHELRTPLAVITGSLENLADAPADLHGSLVDEARAAARRLNRLVGNLLDQTRLESGALRPRLDWCDARDLINAALEAVRDELAGHPLEIVVPADLPPVRADFALTEQALANLLLNAARHTPDGTLVFVTAGTERGGQRVFFTVADRGPGFPLEMRERLFKKFERGDAAKAGGLGLGLSLVRGFVAAQGGEVVVGANPGGGAVFTIYLPHHEPQPPPAE from the coding sequence GTGAACGACACCGTCCGCCCTGATCCCGACAACTTGCTCGCCTCCCTGCAGGCGCGCGAGGCCCGGGCGCGGCGCGGACACTTGAAAATCTTCCTCGGGATGTGCCCCGGCGTGGGCAAAACCTACGCCATGCTCCGCGCCGCTCAGCGGGAGCGCGCCGCCGGCACCGACGTGGTCGGCGGCCTCGTCGAGACCCACGGACGCACCGAGACCGAGGCGCTGCTGGCGGGATTGACCATGCTCCCGCGCCGCGTGATCGAGCATCGCGGCGCGCAACTCGGTGAACTCGACCTCGAGGCCGCGCACGCCCGCTCGCCGCGCTTGCTGCTCGTCGATGAGCTCGCGCATACCAACGCCCCCGGCTCGCGCCACGCCAAGCGCTGGCAGGATGTCGTCGAGCTGCTCGAAGCCGGCATCGACGTCCTCACCACGCTCAACATCCAGCACGTCGAGTCACGCGCGGACGCCGTGCGCGAGATCACCGGTGCCGTGCAGCGCGAGACCGTGCCCGATTCCATGCTCGATCTCGCCGACGAGCTCGAACTCGTCGACCTCACGCCCGAGGGCCTGCTCGAGCGCTTGCAGGAAGGCAAAGTCTACCTCGGCGAACGTGCCGCGGCCGCCGCGCAGAATTTTTTCCAGGAATCCCACCTCGCTGCGCTCCGCGAACTCGCGCTCCGCTACACCGCCGAGCGCGTCGACCGCCAGCTCCGCGAACTGCGCTCCGGCACCGCCAAGCAGACCGTGTGGCGCAGCGGCGAGCGTCTGCTCGTCGCGGTGGGCGCGAGTCCCTTTTCCACCCAACTCGTGCGCTGGACGCGCCGCCTCGCCGCCGCGCAGGGGGCCGCGTGGGTCGCCGTGCACGTCGAGGCCTTGTCGCCGCTCCCGTCCGACGACCAGCGCCGACTCGACCAAAATCTCGCCCTCGCCCGCGAACTCGGCGCCGAGGTCGTGGTGACGCAGGATGAGGACATCGCCACCGCACTCGTCCGCACCGCGATCCAGCACAACGCCACGCAAATCGTCGTCGGCAAACCGCGCACGCGCCGCTGGCTCGACCTCTGGCGCGGCACGCTCGTCGACCGCCTGCTCCGCCTCGGCGGCAAGATCGACGTCTACGTCGTGCCGGTCGAGGACCGCGCGCCGCTGGTCGATTTCGCGCGTTTCGACCACGAGCTGCGCAGCGGCGCGGGCGAATACGCGTTCGCGGGCGCCACGATCGCAGCCATCACGGTCGGCGGCTTGCTGTTGCCGCCGAACTACTATCTCGCGTGCGGCCTCGTTTACCTGCTGGCGACGATTTTGCTGAGCTTGCGCGTCGGACGCGGGCCCGTGCTCGTCGCCGGCGTGCTGAGCGCGCTGGCGTGGAATTTTCTCTTCATCCCGCCGCGCTTCACGTTCCGCATCGAGAAGGTCGAGGACGGCCTGCTCTTCGGCACGTATTTCGTCGTCGCACTCGTCGCCGGGCAACTCACCGCGCGCATCCGCGCGCAGGCCGTGGCCGAGCGCCGCCGCGAAGGCCGCGCGGTGGCGCTTTTCCAACTGACCCGCGCGCTCGCCGCCGCCCGCACGCTCGACGAAGCCGTCTTCGCCGCGCTGCGCCAGGCCGACCAGCTCTTCGGCGCCAAGACCGCGCTGCTCCTCGGTCGCAGCCCTGACGCGCTCGTGCCGCACTTCGCCGGTTCGCTCGCGCTCGACGACAAGGAGCGCGGTGTCGCCGATTGGGTGCTGCTGCATCGGCGGTCCGCGGGGCGCTTCACCGACACGCTGCCCGCCGCGGCGGCGTTTTACCTTCCGCTCGTGCGCGAGGACCGGGCCATCGGTGTGCTCGGCGTCGCCGTGCCGCGTGACCGCGACCTCACGCTCGCGCAGCGCGACTTGATCGAGGCCTTCGCCCGCCAACTCGCGCTCAGCGTCGAACAGGAGCAGCTGCGCGAGGCCGGCGAACGCGAGAAGCTGCTGGCCGAATCGGAAAAGCTCCACCGCGTGCTCCTCGACAGCGTGTCGCACGAGCTGCGCACGCCGCTGGCGGTGATCACCGGCTCGCTCGAAAACCTCGCCGACGCCCCGGCCGATTTGCATGGCTCACTCGTCGACGAAGCACGCGCCGCCGCACGGCGGTTGAACCGACTCGTCGGCAACCTGCTCGACCAAACCCGCCTCGAAAGCGGCGCGCTGCGCCCGCGGCTCGATTGGTGCGACGCGCGCGACTTGATCAACGCCGCGCTCGAAGCCGTGCGCGACGAATTGGCGGGACATCCGCTCGAGATCGTCGTGCCGGCCGACTTGCCGCCGGTGCGCGCGGATTTCGCGCTGACGGAGCAAGCGCTGGCCAATCTGCTGCTCAACGCCGCACGTCACACGCCGGACGGCACGCTGGTCTTCGTCACGGCCGGCACGGAGCGCGGCGGGCAGCGGGTGTTTTTCACCGTGGCGGATCGCGGCCCGGGCTTCCCGCTGGAGATGCGTGAGCGACTGTTCAAGAAGTTCGAGCGCGGCGACGCGGCCAAGGCCGGCGGACTCGGCCTCGGCCTGTCGCTCGTGCGTGGCTTCGTCGCGGCGCAAGGCGGAGAAGTCGTGGTCGGCGCCAACCCGGGCGGCGGTGCGGTGTTCACGATTTACCTGCCGCACCACGAGCCCCAGCCTCCTCCGGCCGAATGA